The Populus nigra chromosome 4, ddPopNigr1.1, whole genome shotgun sequence genome contains the following window.
GTAACCTTCGACTTTTATTTGAACTTTATATTACCACATGCATGACAATTAATGTGCATTTAATTAACACAGCTCGTTTGATTAGCTACCTGCTTGCACGTTCCAATTCCAATATTAATGTTCAcgataaaaagaatcaaatgtGTGTTGTCGATTCATAGACTTCAagtatataattttatgttcattcattttttaatgCAAACGTGAAGAAGCTGGATGGTGAAGATGCAAGACTCGCGGactattttgatgtgatttcaGGGACTAGCACTGGTGGCCTGGTCACTGCCATGCTAACTGCCCCAAACGAGCAAAATCGCCCTTTGTTTGCTGCCAAAGATATCAATGACTTCTATCTTAAGAACAGCCCAAGAATCTTCCCCCAGGATGGGTAATAGTCTTTGATGATCACATCATAATAGTGAATTAATTAGATTTGCATGAAGAATATTGTTTTCTCAATCTACTTTCAGTATCcttgatattaattaattatacttcTTTTCCAATAGGTCTCCATTTGCAGCTGCTGGTAATCTGATCAAGGCTTTCAGCGGGCCAAAATATGATGGCAAATATTTACATAGCATTGTCAAGGAGAAATTAGGAGATAAGCGATTGCATCAGACCTTGACAAATGTTgtgatcccaacttttgacatcAAATACCTCCAGCCCACCATCTTTTCTAGCTATCAGGTTCGTATTTATCtctaaatattgttttcttactCTGCAAGTTGAAAAGAGTCATATCAACGCTGATCAGGAGGAATAACAATGCCCTCACAATACGACTTTTCGGTTCAGGTGAAGAATGATCCATCCACCGATGCTCTTCTATCTGATATATGCATTGGAACTTCAGCTGCCCCAACTTATCTCCCAGCCCATTATTTTGAAACCAAAGATTCGGAGGGCAAAGTGAGGGGTTTCAATCTTGTTGATGGCGGTGTGGCTGCTAATAATCCGGTATATATCTATTTATCTAGTAATCTATACTAATCCATATCAcaaatcttaattaatcttgTGTAACTACAGTTGTTGCACAAAatgcttatttttcatttatatttggtTTATCGATCAGACTTTAGTTGCTATGGGTGAAGTATCCAAAGAAATCAATCGGGACAGCCCTGACTTCTTCCCCATGAAGCCCACGGACTATGGGCGATACCTGGTACTGTCTCTTGGGACTGGTACagcaaaaacagaagaaaagtaCGATGCAAAAAAGGCAGCAAAGTGGGGTGTCTTGGGATGGTTGACTAGTGACAATTCTACTCCATTGGTGGATGTTTTTACGCAAGCCAGCAGTGACATGGTTGACCTTCATCTTGGAACTGTTTTTCAAGCCCTCCgttctgaaaaaaattatctccgAATTCAGGTATATTTgaagttcatatatatatatatatatatatatatatatatatatatatatatatatatatatatatattgacttgTGTAATGAAGTAATTTATACTTGTGCTAAAAATGCAGGACGATACATTGACTGGAACACTTGCATCCGTGGATATTGCCACCaaagaaaatttagaaaatctAGTGAAAGTGGGCGAAGGATTGTTGAAGAAACCAGTATCAAGGGTGAATCTGGATACCGGTGTCTTTGAGCCTGCTAATAAATTGACAAATGAAGAGGCTCTCATAAAGTATAGATCTGTTCTCAgcgtataattaattaatagcacCTTATGCCTTcagttatttaatttgttttaatttcctcTTGTTTTTGTAGG
Protein-coding sequences here:
- the LOC133692921 gene encoding patatin-like protein 2 encodes the protein METPGSPHQPPTYGNLITVLSIDGGGIRGIIPGTILAFLESELQKLDGEDARLADYFDVISGTSTGGLVTAMLTAPNEQNRPLFAAKDINDFYLKNSPRIFPQDGSPFAAAGNLIKAFSGPKYDGKYLHSIVKEKLGDKRLHQTLTNVVIPTFDIKYLQPTIFSSYQVKNDPSTDALLSDICIGTSAAPTYLPAHYFETKDSEGKVRGFNLVDGGVAANNPTLVAMGEVSKEINRDSPDFFPMKPTDYGRYLVLSLGTGTAKTEEKYDAKKAAKWGVLGWLTSDNSTPLVDVFTQASSDMVDLHLGTVFQALRSEKNYLRIQDDTLTGTLASVDIATKENLENLVKVGEGLLKKPVSRVNLDTGVFEPANKLTNEEALIKFAERLSHQKQLRLVRSPLGNDANPK